From Acinetobacter lwoffii, a single genomic window includes:
- the gatC gene encoding Asp-tRNA(Asn)/Glu-tRNA(Gln) amidotransferase subunit GatC, producing MSTSDAQHSADLSAETVSAIANLARLSLNDTQSAEYAQSLNKILGMMETLKGINTDGIEPLKSPFDHPQPLRDDVVTETNHREQYQAVAPAVQDGLYLVPRVIE from the coding sequence ATGTCTACATCGGATGCACAGCATTCTGCAGATTTAAGTGCAGAAACAGTTTCAGCTATTGCCAACCTTGCAAGGTTATCTCTCAATGATACGCAATCTGCTGAATATGCTCAAAGTTTAAATAAAATTTTAGGCATGATGGAAACCCTGAAAGGCATCAATACCGACGGTATTGAACCCCTGAAAAGCCCTTTCGACCACCCTCAGCCGCTACGTGATGATGTGGTTACCGAAACCAATCATCGTGAGCAATACCAAGCAGTTGCACCAGCTGTTCAGGATGGCTTGTACCTCGTACCGCGCGTGATTGAGTAA
- the rng gene encoding ribonuclease G — translation MSDELLINVTPMECRVALIENGTVNELFVERTAKRGLVGNVYKGKVVRVLPGMQAAFVDIGLSRTAFLHINDMVWPRNQPTPNVFELLQPGQILTVQVMKDMLGTKGARLSTDLSIPSRYLVLMPYGNHIGVSQRIESEEERNRLRSIIERIQAEHKLPGSVIVRTAAEGIEEEAIAQDMAYLAKLWEYIQRKQKIIAVPSLIFEELPLPQRVIRDLANEETAKIYVDSREIHAKLQEFVEEFVPNMKDRLLHYPGERPIFDLYNVEEDLQKALQTRVALKSGGYLMIDQTEAMATIDVNTGSYVGGRSLEDTVFKTNMEATDVIARQLRLRNLGGIIIIDFIDMQEAQHREEVMKQFERMLERDHAKTKITQVSELGLVEMTRKRTRESLEHLLCESCPTCQGRGYVKTAESVCYEIFREILRYARAYESQSGFTVVAHPAVIDRLLTAEAPAVADLEHFINRVIKFQVENLYTQEQYDIILS, via the coding sequence ATGTCTGACGAGTTGTTGATTAACGTCACGCCGATGGAATGTCGGGTCGCGTTAATTGAAAACGGCACGGTCAATGAACTGTTTGTCGAGCGTACGGCCAAGCGTGGTCTGGTAGGAAATGTCTATAAAGGAAAAGTGGTGCGGGTCTTACCCGGCATGCAGGCTGCTTTCGTGGATATCGGACTTTCTCGCACTGCGTTTTTACATATCAATGATATGGTCTGGCCACGCAATCAACCGACGCCGAATGTCTTTGAGCTGCTTCAACCTGGACAAATCCTCACGGTTCAAGTGATGAAAGATATGCTCGGTACCAAAGGTGCGCGCCTGTCTACCGATCTCTCTATTCCTTCGCGTTATTTGGTGCTGATGCCATATGGTAATCATATCGGGGTATCACAACGGATTGAGTCTGAGGAAGAGCGCAATCGCTTGCGTTCCATCATTGAGCGGATTCAGGCAGAACATAAGCTGCCAGGTTCAGTGATTGTACGTACTGCAGCAGAAGGGATTGAAGAAGAAGCCATCGCACAGGATATGGCTTATCTGGCCAAGCTTTGGGAATATATCCAGCGTAAGCAAAAGATTATTGCAGTACCTTCTTTGATCTTTGAAGAGTTGCCTTTGCCGCAACGGGTGATTCGTGATCTGGCCAATGAAGAAACCGCCAAAATTTACGTCGATTCACGTGAAATTCATGCCAAGTTACAGGAATTTGTCGAAGAATTTGTCCCGAACATGAAAGACCGTTTGCTGCATTATCCGGGCGAGCGGCCAATTTTTGACTTGTATAATGTCGAAGAAGACCTGCAAAAGGCATTGCAAACTCGCGTCGCATTGAAGTCTGGCGGTTATCTGATGATTGACCAGACTGAAGCCATGGCCACAATTGATGTCAATACCGGTTCTTATGTTGGTGGCCGTTCGTTGGAAGATACGGTTTTTAAAACCAATATGGAAGCGACGGATGTTATCGCGCGTCAGTTACGTCTGCGTAATCTCGGCGGCATTATTATCATCGACTTCATTGATATGCAGGAAGCGCAGCATCGTGAAGAAGTGATGAAACAGTTTGAGCGCATGCTAGAACGTGACCATGCCAAAACCAAGATTACTCAGGTGTCGGAACTGGGCTTGGTGGAAATGACCCGGAAACGCACCCGTGAATCGCTGGAACATCTGCTCTGTGAATCTTGTCCGACCTGTCAGGGACGTGGTTATGTCAAAACAGCCGAGTCAGTATGTTACGAAATATTCAGGGAAATTCTGCGTTATGCCCGTGCTTATGAGTCACAGAGTGGCTTTACTGTCGTCGCGCATCCTGCTGTCATTGATCGGTTATTGACGGCAGAAGCGCCTGCAGTCGCTGATCTAGAACATTTCATTAATCGCGTGATTAAGTTCCAAGTAGAAAATCTGTATACGCAAGAGCAATACGATATCATTCTCAGCTGA
- the gatA gene encoding Asp-tRNA(Asn)/Glu-tRNA(Gln) amidotransferase subunit GatA, protein MTDLHRLSIRELSEGLANAQFSSRELTEHYLKRIAKIDVQVKAYVTVTAEQALAEADAADAAIKAGNASALTGVPVAHKDIFCTQGIKTTAGSKMLDNFISPYDATVVAKGKAAGLVTLGKVNMDEFAMGSTSENSYCGATANPWNLGHVPGGSSGGSAAAVAADLAPFATGTDTGGSIRQPASFCGLTGLKPTYGRVSRFGMIAYASSLDQGGPMARSAEDCAYLMNVMAGHDAKDSTSMDKDVDDYVANLNATSVKGLRIGIPKQYFNVEGLDADVKARVEESLKKLEEMGATLVEIDLNMTESYVPTYYLIAPAEASSNLSRFDGVRYGYRAENPVDLMDLYKRSRSEGFGAEVQRRILIGTYALSAGYYDAYYVKAQKVRRLIQQDFLKAFESVDVIAAPSAPTTAYKIGADLTPVEMYLGDIYTLAVNLAGLPAINAPVGFDQNNLPVGLQLIGNYWSESQLLSVVHQYQQATDWHTKRAAIAEENA, encoded by the coding sequence ATGACAGATTTACATCGCTTATCCATTCGTGAACTTAGTGAAGGTCTGGCAAATGCCCAGTTTTCATCTCGCGAATTGACTGAACACTACTTAAAGCGCATCGCAAAAATTGATGTACAGGTCAAGGCTTATGTGACGGTAACTGCTGAACAGGCATTAGCTGAAGCTGATGCTGCCGATGCTGCAATCAAAGCTGGCAATGCCTCTGCCCTGACTGGTGTGCCAGTTGCCCACAAAGACATTTTCTGTACCCAAGGCATCAAGACCACTGCCGGTTCAAAAATGCTGGACAATTTTATCTCTCCTTACGATGCAACCGTAGTAGCGAAAGGCAAAGCTGCGGGCCTGGTCACTTTAGGTAAAGTGAACATGGACGAATTCGCGATGGGTTCAACCTCTGAGAACTCATATTGCGGCGCAACGGCTAACCCTTGGAACCTGGGTCATGTCCCTGGCGGCTCTTCTGGTGGCTCTGCAGCAGCTGTGGCAGCGGATTTAGCACCATTTGCAACTGGTACTGATACCGGTGGTTCTATTCGCCAACCTGCGTCATTCTGTGGCCTCACCGGCCTTAAACCGACCTATGGCCGTGTATCGCGTTTCGGTATGATTGCTTATGCCTCATCACTGGATCAAGGCGGTCCGATGGCGCGTTCGGCGGAAGACTGTGCTTACCTGATGAATGTGATGGCAGGTCATGATGCCAAGGATTCAACCTCAATGGACAAAGACGTTGATGACTATGTGGCAAATCTGAACGCTACCTCAGTAAAAGGTTTGCGTATTGGTATTCCAAAGCAATATTTCAATGTGGAAGGTCTGGATGCAGACGTAAAAGCACGTGTCGAAGAATCACTTAAAAAGTTAGAAGAGATGGGCGCTACGCTTGTTGAGATCGACCTCAACATGACTGAAAGCTATGTTCCGACTTATTACCTGATCGCACCTGCCGAAGCTTCTTCGAACCTATCACGTTTTGATGGCGTACGTTATGGCTATCGCGCAGAAAATCCTGTGGACCTGATGGACCTGTACAAGCGTTCACGTTCAGAAGGTTTTGGTGCAGAAGTGCAACGCCGTATCCTGATTGGTACGTATGCCCTGTCTGCAGGTTATTACGATGCTTACTATGTAAAAGCACAGAAAGTACGTCGCCTGATCCAGCAAGATTTCCTTAAAGCATTTGAATCGGTCGATGTCATTGCAGCACCTTCTGCGCCAACGACTGCCTATAAAATTGGTGCAGATTTAACGCCAGTTGAAATGTACCTGGGCGATATTTATACGCTTGCGGTAAATCTGGCAGGTCTTCCTGCGATTAACGCGCCTGTCGGTTTTGACCAAAATAACTTGCCAGTTGGCTTACAGCTGATTGGTAATTACTGGTCAGAATCTCAATTGTTGTCTGTGGTACACCAGTATCAACAGGCCACCGATTGGCATACAAAACGCGCTGCAATTGCTGAGGAGAACGCATAA
- the mreC gene encoding rod shape-determining protein MreC: protein MQAHLFSRQPPSFRSFIIALVTCLVVLFFDWRMPHVVQPARDVLYAAYNPIYAVASYPVLSREWLNQQTKSEAQLRRENTAMQAELLQAQVRLQKISELSAENTRLRGLLDTPLIIDGRIEIAEVIGTDADPLRHIIVINRGSNNELKVGQTVLDDKGIMGQIINVYPHSSRVMLLSDKEHSLSVRLEHTGMRAIVSGTGDLGRLKMEYVPTSANIKVGEKVYSSGLGQHFPAGYLVGQVSKVQRHNSGEFAQIDVTPAAQLAGGHHVVVLFSDSLAMEQPHVNR from the coding sequence GTGCAAGCACATCTGTTTTCTCGACAACCGCCATCTTTTCGCTCTTTTATCATTGCATTGGTAACATGCTTGGTGGTGCTTTTCTTTGATTGGCGCATGCCGCATGTTGTTCAACCTGCAAGGGATGTCCTGTACGCTGCTTATAATCCTATTTATGCGGTGGCCAGCTATCCGGTATTGTCGCGAGAGTGGTTGAATCAACAAACCAAGTCTGAAGCTCAATTGCGTCGGGAAAATACCGCGATGCAGGCCGAGCTGTTACAGGCACAGGTACGCTTACAAAAAATCTCTGAACTTTCTGCTGAAAATACACGTTTGCGCGGTCTATTGGACACGCCGCTGATCATTGATGGGCGTATTGAAATTGCCGAAGTGATTGGTACCGATGCCGATCCATTACGGCATATTATCGTGATCAACCGGGGTTCAAATAACGAGCTGAAAGTCGGGCAAACGGTACTGGATGACAAGGGTATCATGGGACAGATTATCAATGTCTATCCGCATAGTAGCCGGGTCATGCTGTTGTCCGATAAAGAACATTCACTGTCAGTGCGCCTGGAACATACCGGTATGCGTGCCATTGTTTCGGGCACAGGTGATCTGGGACGTTTAAAAATGGAATATGTACCGACCAGTGCCAATATCAAGGTCGGTGAAAAAGTCTATAGTTCGGGCTTGGGACAACATTTCCCGGCAGGTTATCTGGTGGGGCAGGTATCTAAAGTACAACGCCATAATTCTGGTGAATTTGCCCAGATTGATGTGACGCCTGCGGCTCAGCTGGCCGGTGGACATCATGTGGTGGTGTTATTTTCCGATTCATTAGCGATGGAGCAACCGCATGTCAATCGCTAA
- a CDS encoding phosphoadenylyl-sulfate reductase, translating to MTKIPTIAMVDALASEYADKSPSEILALALDQEGEIAISFSGAEDVVLIDMASNLGKPFRVFSLDTGRLHAETYQFIEKVRQHYNIDIEICFPETEEIQQLTTEKGLFSFYRDGHQECCGIRKVQPLRKKLATLDGWITGQRKDQSPGTRNDIPVVQSDEGFSGPGKQLIKYNPLANWSSADVWNYIRMMEIPYNPLHEKGFISIGCEPCTRPVLPNQHEREGRWWWEEATHKECGLHAGNLKK from the coding sequence ATGACCAAAATCCCCACTATTGCTATGGTAGATGCGCTCGCATCTGAATATGCAGATAAATCACCAAGTGAAATTTTAGCGCTTGCTCTCGACCAGGAAGGCGAAATTGCCATTTCATTTTCCGGTGCAGAAGATGTCGTACTGATTGATATGGCATCCAATTTAGGTAAACCTTTCCGGGTATTTAGCCTGGATACAGGGCGTCTGCATGCTGAGACTTATCAATTTATTGAAAAGGTTCGTCAGCACTATAATATTGATATCGAAATCTGCTTCCCGGAAACAGAGGAGATTCAACAACTGACGACTGAAAAAGGTTTGTTCAGTTTTTACCGTGACGGCCATCAGGAATGTTGCGGAATCCGCAAGGTGCAACCTTTACGCAAAAAACTGGCAACTTTAGATGGCTGGATTACCGGTCAGCGTAAAGACCAAAGCCCGGGAACACGGAATGACATTCCGGTGGTTCAATCTGATGAAGGTTTTTCTGGTCCAGGCAAACAGCTGATTAAATATAATCCCCTTGCCAACTGGTCTAGTGCAGATGTGTGGAATTATATCCGAATGATGGAAATTCCATACAACCCACTACATGAAAAAGGTTTTATCTCCATTGGCTGTGAACCTTGTACCCGTCCTGTGCTGCCAAATCAGCATGAACGTGAAGGACGCTGGTGGTGGGAAGAAGCCACCCATAAAGAATGTGGCTTGCATGCCGGGAACTTGAAAAAATAA
- a CDS encoding OmpP1/FadL family transporter: MKLKPISIAILLSSLPTSLVFAAGLDRSGQSIQAFLQPGNYAEAGISVLDPTVKGTSKVSAFEGEKINDMGEDYYFPSAAIKVQATDKISLGLIYDQPFGADATYAETAGSFGNGVEGTSVDVDTHNLTALIGYQPTENWNFYAGPVWQTVEADIKLRGGAYSLLSGYNIQLKQEEAFGWLAGFAYQIPEIALKASVTYRSEIKHKAKSSEQSDLALLGQQLPDAGHPLSPAKPLLATLGERESTVEAVTPQSVNIDLQSGVAQNTIAFANLRWVHWDQFAVTPSLLAQASALAKGKAQNLIDYSNDQWSATVGVGRKFNNKWSGSASVGYDSGAGNPVTTLGPTEGYWNVGLGAQYSPAENYFIQAGVKYFWLGDAQAQTGGTIVGDFEDNHAMGYGLKIGYRF, encoded by the coding sequence ATGAAGCTTAAGCCAATCTCTATCGCTATTCTTCTTTCTAGCCTGCCTACTTCTCTCGTGTTCGCTGCCGGTTTAGACCGTTCAGGCCAGTCTATTCAGGCTTTTTTACAACCTGGTAACTATGCAGAAGCAGGAATTTCTGTTCTTGATCCAACTGTGAAAGGGACATCTAAAGTATCTGCTTTTGAAGGTGAAAAAATTAACGACATGGGGGAAGATTACTATTTCCCCTCTGCTGCAATTAAAGTTCAAGCAACAGACAAAATTTCTTTAGGCTTGATCTATGATCAACCTTTTGGAGCAGATGCAACATACGCTGAAACTGCTGGTTCTTTTGGTAATGGTGTAGAAGGTACATCAGTTGATGTTGACACACATAATTTAACTGCCCTCATTGGTTATCAACCTACAGAAAACTGGAATTTCTATGCTGGTCCAGTGTGGCAAACTGTTGAGGCTGATATTAAATTACGGGGGGGTGCTTATTCTTTATTAAGTGGCTATAACATTCAGCTTAAACAAGAAGAAGCCTTTGGATGGCTTGCTGGATTTGCTTATCAAATTCCTGAAATTGCATTAAAAGCTTCTGTTACCTATCGTTCAGAAATTAAGCATAAAGCAAAATCTTCTGAACAGTCTGATTTAGCTCTTTTAGGACAACAACTTCCTGATGCAGGTCATCCTTTAAGTCCAGCAAAACCATTATTGGCGACTTTAGGTGAAAGAGAAAGTACTGTAGAGGCGGTTACACCTCAGTCGGTAAATATTGATCTGCAATCAGGTGTCGCTCAAAATACTATTGCTTTTGCAAATCTTCGTTGGGTTCATTGGGATCAATTTGCTGTAACACCATCTTTACTCGCTCAAGCTTCAGCCTTGGCAAAAGGAAAAGCACAAAATCTGATCGATTACTCTAATGATCAATGGTCAGCAACAGTCGGTGTAGGTCGCAAATTCAATAATAAATGGTCAGGTTCAGCTTCTGTAGGTTATGACTCAGGTGCAGGCAACCCTGTAACGACTTTAGGTCCAACTGAAGGTTACTGGAATGTAGGCTTAGGTGCTCAATATAGCCCTGCTGAGAATTACTTTATTCAGGCTGGCGTAAAATATTTCTGGTTAGGCGATGCCCAAGCACAAACTGGCGGTACTATTGTAGGTGATTTTGAAGACAACCATGCCATGGGTTATGGCCTAAAAATCGGCTACCGTTTCTAA
- a CDS encoding rod shape-determining protein, protein MILKRLIGLFSPDLAIDLGTANTLIYAPGRGIILNEPTVVAIRHSGSHKIVAAVGLEAKQMLGRTPANISAIRPMKDGVIADFEVTETMLNQFIRKVHENRLFTPAPRVVVCVPCKSTLVERRAIREAVFNAGARDVRLIEEPMAAAIGAGMPVEQACGSMVVDVGGGTTEIAIISLQGCVYADSLRIGGDVFDEQIINYVRKAHGCVIGETTAEVIKKEVGMALPDEGAKPLEIEVRGRNLAEGVPRAIVVNSDEVTQAISDPLQNIVSAVKSALEHTPPELSSDIAERGIVLTGGGALLRNLDKLLAKETGLPVVVAEDPLSCVTRGGGKVLEFFDNPNHDMLFVG, encoded by the coding sequence GTGATTCTAAAACGACTAATAGGCTTGTTTTCGCCCGATCTTGCCATTGATTTAGGTACAGCAAATACACTTATTTATGCGCCAGGACGAGGCATTATATTAAATGAACCAACGGTTGTAGCCATCCGTCATAGTGGTTCACATAAAATTGTTGCGGCAGTCGGTCTTGAAGCGAAGCAAATGCTAGGTCGTACCCCAGCCAATATCTCAGCGATCCGTCCGATGAAAGATGGTGTGATTGCGGATTTTGAAGTCACTGAGACCATGCTGAATCAGTTTATTCGCAAAGTACATGAAAACCGTTTATTTACTCCGGCACCGCGTGTGGTGGTTTGCGTGCCATGTAAATCGACTCTGGTTGAGCGCCGTGCCATTCGTGAAGCCGTGTTTAATGCGGGCGCACGTGATGTACGTTTAATCGAAGAGCCAATGGCAGCAGCGATTGGTGCAGGGATGCCAGTCGAGCAGGCTTGTGGTTCGATGGTGGTTGATGTGGGCGGTGGTACTACTGAAATTGCGATTATCTCGCTGCAAGGTTGTGTTTATGCAGATTCTTTACGTATCGGCGGTGATGTCTTTGATGAGCAGATCATTAACTATGTGCGTAAAGCGCATGGCTGTGTGATCGGCGAAACCACGGCTGAAGTAATCAAAAAAGAAGTGGGTATGGCGTTGCCAGATGAAGGTGCTAAACCGCTTGAAATTGAAGTTCGTGGCCGTAACCTCGCAGAAGGTGTGCCTCGCGCAATCGTGGTTAATTCTGACGAAGTCACCCAAGCGATTTCTGATCCATTACAAAACATCGTGTCTGCGGTGAAATCTGCTTTAGAACATACCCCTCCTGAGCTTTCTTCGGACATCGCTGAACGTGGTATCGTGTTAACTGGTGGTGGTGCATTACTGCGTAACCTGGACAAGCTGCTTGCCAAAGAAACTGGCCTGCCGGTGGTGGTGGCAGAAGATCCACTGTCTTGTGTGACACGTGGTGGCGGCAAGGTACTCGAATTTTTCGACAACCCAAATCATGACATGTTATTCGTAGGCTAA
- a CDS encoding Maf-like protein produces the protein MAHIILASSSPRRRELLQQLGLSFDIYSPEIDESVQAGESVAAYVERLARAKADAVAERYPDAIIIAADTSLGVDQEILGKPESKQHAIEMWTKISGRWHDVYSGVCVRTKHEKYSIVVRTQVEFQILNATDMENYWATGEPLGKAGAYAIQGIAARYIPKMQGSYSNVVGLPLYETVQLLQTVKALN, from the coding sequence ATGGCGCATATAATTCTAGCTTCGAGCTCACCCCGGCGTCGTGAGTTATTGCAACAACTCGGGCTGAGCTTCGATATTTACAGTCCCGAGATCGACGAATCTGTACAAGCAGGCGAGTCGGTCGCAGCCTATGTTGAACGTCTGGCACGTGCCAAAGCCGATGCCGTGGCCGAGCGTTATCCAGATGCCATCATTATCGCTGCGGATACCAGTCTGGGGGTGGATCAGGAGATTTTGGGCAAGCCTGAATCCAAACAACATGCGATTGAAATGTGGACAAAAATCTCCGGTCGGTGGCATGATGTCTATAGCGGTGTCTGTGTTCGTACAAAGCATGAAAAATACAGTATAGTGGTACGCACACAGGTCGAATTTCAAATCCTGAACGCCACAGATATGGAAAATTACTGGGCGACAGGTGAGCCACTCGGTAAAGCCGGGGCTTATGCGATTCAAGGAATTGCAGCACGTTATATTCCAAAAATGCAGGGCAGTTATTCCAATGTGGTGGGCTTGCCCTTATATGAGACAGTACAGTTATTACAGACGGTTAAGGCACTAAATTAA
- the mreD gene encoding rod shape-determining protein MreD, translating into MSIAKMKSRKHRDPLMAIVISVIVASILMVYPLSYNLSGWRPLFMLMIMLFWVLCQPTWCGIWFAFGTGIFIDLLLDAPLGLNALSFIIIAFLARFLTRERRILTFNNLWVIMGLAIVAYLLMIFFTQIIAGVQFSYARHWIPMLTSILVWPAIYYMLKKWRI; encoded by the coding sequence ATGTCAATCGCTAAGATGAAATCCAGAAAGCATCGTGATCCTTTAATGGCTATTGTCATTTCGGTGATTGTAGCTTCTATTTTAATGGTCTATCCACTTTCCTATAATCTCTCGGGCTGGCGTCCGCTGTTTATGCTGATGATCATGCTCTTCTGGGTGTTATGTCAGCCAACCTGGTGCGGGATCTGGTTTGCCTTTGGTACGGGTATTTTTATTGATCTGCTGCTGGATGCACCTTTGGGTCTGAATGCGCTGAGCTTTATCATTATTGCCTTTTTAGCTCGCTTTCTGACCCGTGAACGCCGTATCCTGACCTTTAATAATCTCTGGGTGATTATGGGGCTGGCGATTGTCGCATATCTGCTGATGATCTTTTTTACCCAGATTATAGCTGGCGTGCAATTTTCTTATGCACGGCACTGGATTCCGATGCTGACCAGTATTCTGGTTTGGCCTGCTATTTATTATATGCTCAAAAAATGGCGCATATAA
- the thrH gene encoding bifunctional phosphoserine phosphatase/homoserine phosphotransferase ThrH yields MEVVCLDLEGVLVPEIWINFAKKTGIKELEATTRDIPDYDVLMTQRLNILKQHGLGLNDIQAVIADMGPFEGAKEFVEWVSTHFQLIILSDTFYEFAHPLMKQLGWPTIFCHKLETDEEGMITAYKLRQPDQKRQAVKALHGLNFRVIAAGDSYNDTTMLGEADHGFLFDAPENVIAEFPQFPPIYGYDALKEAIRNASVRNIPA; encoded by the coding sequence ATGGAAGTCGTATGTCTAGATCTAGAGGGCGTTTTGGTTCCAGAAATCTGGATCAATTTTGCTAAAAAAACAGGTATTAAAGAGCTCGAAGCAACGACACGTGATATTCCTGACTATGATGTGTTGATGACCCAGCGTTTGAATATTTTAAAACAGCATGGTTTGGGTCTAAATGATATCCAGGCTGTGATTGCGGATATGGGGCCATTTGAAGGCGCCAAGGAATTTGTAGAATGGGTAAGTACTCATTTTCAGCTGATTATTCTGTCTGACACTTTCTATGAATTTGCTCATCCTTTAATGAAGCAACTAGGCTGGCCAACGATTTTCTGTCATAAGCTGGAAACTGATGAAGAGGGCATGATCACTGCTTATAAACTTCGCCAGCCAGATCAGAAGCGTCAGGCAGTGAAAGCATTACACGGTCTGAATTTCCGTGTGATTGCAGCCGGTGATTCATATAACGATACGACAATGCTGGGTGAAGCAGATCATGGCTTCCTGTTCGACGCACCAGAGAATGTGATTGCAGAATTCCCGCAATTCCCGCCAATTTATGGTTATGACGCATTGAAAGAAGCAATCCGTAATGCATCGGTACGTAATATTCCAGCTTAA
- a CDS encoding WS/DGAT/MGAT family O-acyltransferase produces MRPLHPIDFIFLSLEKRQQPMHVGGLFLFQIPDNAPASFIRDLVTDIRNSKSSPIPPFNNYLNGLFWDEDEEFDLDHHFRHIALPKPGRIRELLTYISQEHSALIDRAKPLWTCHIIEGIEGNRFAMYFKIHHAMVDGIAGMRLVEKSLSFDPHAKSIVPPWCVEGPRAKRLKAPKVNRFKNVLQTIKGQLECAPRVAYELSQTVMKDMGRNPDYVSSFQAPSSILNQRVSASRRFAAQSFEFSRLRHISKALGVTINDIVLAICSGALREYLLSQNALPKKPLIAMVPASVRSDDSDISNRITMILANLGTHKEDPLERLKIVRRSVLSAKERFKRMNANQILNYSAFVYGAAGLNIASGLMPTRQAFNVIISNVPGPQEPLYWNGARLEALYPASIVLDGQALNITMTSYLDKLEVGLTACRNALPKMQNLLTHLEEEIQRFELIVDGEPVPKLRAVS; encoded by the coding sequence ATGCGTCCATTACATCCGATTGACTTTATTTTTTTGTCTTTAGAGAAACGGCAGCAGCCTATGCATGTAGGCGGGTTATTTTTGTTTCAAATTCCTGACAATGCACCAGCCTCTTTTATCCGGGATCTGGTGACTGATATTCGCAATTCCAAATCCTCACCGATTCCTCCATTTAATAACTATTTAAACGGTTTATTTTGGGATGAAGATGAAGAGTTTGATTTAGATCATCATTTTCGTCATATTGCCTTACCGAAACCTGGGCGTATCCGCGAGCTGCTGACTTATATTTCCCAAGAACACAGCGCACTGATTGACCGCGCTAAACCTTTATGGACCTGTCATATTATTGAAGGCATTGAAGGCAACCGTTTTGCCATGTACTTCAAGATTCACCATGCCATGGTGGATGGAATCGCTGGCATGCGTCTGGTCGAAAAATCACTTTCATTTGACCCCCATGCCAAGAGTATTGTACCGCCATGGTGTGTGGAAGGGCCACGTGCCAAACGCCTTAAAGCACCTAAAGTTAACAGGTTTAAAAATGTCCTGCAGACCATTAAGGGGCAACTGGAATGTGCGCCACGAGTTGCTTATGAACTGTCGCAAACTGTCATGAAGGATATGGGACGTAATCCCGATTATGTGTCCAGCTTCCAGGCACCAAGCAGTATTCTGAATCAACGCGTCAGTGCTTCACGTCGCTTTGCCGCACAGTCTTTCGAATTTTCACGTTTACGTCATATTTCCAAAGCGTTGGGCGTGACCATTAATGATATCGTACTGGCCATTTGTTCAGGTGCATTACGTGAATATTTATTATCGCAAAATGCCTTACCGAAAAAACCGTTAATCGCCATGGTTCCAGCTTCGGTTCGTAGTGACGATTCAGATATATCCAACCGTATTACCATGATTCTGGCCAATCTGGGCACACATAAAGAAGATCCGCTGGAACGTCTCAAGATCGTACGCCGTAGTGTACTGAGTGCCAAAGAGCGCTTTAAACGTATGAATGCCAATCAAATCTTGAACTATAGCGCCTTTGTCTATGGTGCCGCAGGTCTGAATATTGCATCCGGTTTAATGCCGACACGTCAGGCATTTAACGTGATTATTTCCAATGTACCTGGACCACAAGAGCCCCTTTACTGGAATGGTGCACGTCTTGAAGCACTTTATCCGGCTTCTATCGTACTGGATGGTCAGGCCTTGAATATCACCATGACCAGCTATCTAGACAAACTGGAAGTCGGCTTAACTGCATGTCGTAATGCCCTGCCGAAAATGCAGAACTTGCTGACACATCTGGAAGAAGAAATTCAACGTTTTGAACTTATTGTAGATGGCGAACCTGTCCCAAAGTTACGGGCGGTAAGCTAG
- a CDS encoding PA1571 family protein has translation MSMSKAVIHKGLKHVLEPKTVHAGYIVDERGNEVQITASMIRNVCHQLLQQCRTIKS, from the coding sequence ATGAGTATGAGTAAAGCAGTAATCCATAAAGGCCTAAAACACGTATTAGAACCAAAGACTGTACATGCAGGATATATCGTCGATGAGCGCGGTAATGAAGTTCAGATTACCGCGAGCATGATCCGTAATGTCTGCCATCAATTATTACAACAGTGCCGTACCATTAAAAGCTGA